CGTCGGCCGGCGTACGAAACGTCTCGACAAAGCCCAGGCCTTCGTAGAAGGCGGCGGCCCGAGGAAGGTCGTCGCTGAGCAGGATCACCTGCGGGCTGCGAAACGCAGCCACGCCGTTCAGCGCCTGGATCGGCGGGTGCGGGGCAGCTGTTCCTCCATGTGGAACGGAGCAGCGAGCGGGCCGTCGACGAGAGCGGAAAGAGCGGAGAGAAACTCCGACTTGTGGGTACGGGACAGACCGTCGAGCACGTCGTCATAGGTGGATTGAACGAGCGCGTCGGCCCGCGCGAGCTGCGAACGACCCGTCGCGGTGATGGCGACGACGCGCACTCGACGGTCGGTGGGTGACATGGTGCGAATCGCCAGTCCGCTCCGCTCCATCTCGTCGAGAACGTTGACCATCGTGGTCTTGTCCATCCACGCGCGCTCGGCGAGCTGAGCCTGGGTGAAGTCACCCTCGACG
This DNA window, taken from Mycobacteriales bacterium, encodes the following:
- a CDS encoding MarR family winged helix-turn-helix transcriptional regulator — encoded protein: MPSDVRTPPSVDLSMLLNQAAYAVTVRLGAALAEIDMSVKVYCVLMKGVEGDFTQAQLAERAWMDKTTMVNVLDEMERSGLAIRTMSPTDRRVRVVAITATGRSQLARADALVQSTYDDVLDGLSRTHKSEFLSALSALVDGPLAAPFHMEEQLPRTRRSRR